The following are encoded in a window of Streptomyces sp. 11x1 genomic DNA:
- a CDS encoding GNAT family N-acetyltransferase: MEIVDRYGLALALIKPSELAEEPWTRTDQPIDVVRLPNPPAETWDDLTRRGFIRKPSLLTWVAELCADEDAFLAGLDRSSRQTVRRAQRQAVAAGVRERVEDPVTPATLDRFLALYQERVADMRFGVPFALDHRDAVLHGPRKFFGVFAYDGEELVGGCLALECPAVDTLVLRFSAVSAAYRRSSLPRVLYFSVLRAARARGYGRATLGNEPNLMGHLTQPGLLRFKTALGFRAVPSHECADPQASDEADLVLRLTALSDPTLVLGYAGRRLAAHLISEKPMEPAEAELYTAPFLEPGTVHHRPAWPD; encoded by the coding sequence ATGGAGATCGTGGACCGCTACGGCCTGGCGCTCGCCCTGATCAAACCCTCGGAACTGGCCGAGGAACCCTGGACCAGGACGGATCAGCCCATCGACGTCGTCCGGCTGCCCAACCCACCGGCCGAGACCTGGGACGACCTCACGCGCCGGGGGTTCATCCGCAAACCGTCCCTGCTCACCTGGGTGGCCGAGCTGTGCGCGGACGAGGACGCCTTCCTCGCGGGTCTCGACCGCTCGTCACGCCAGACTGTCCGGCGCGCCCAGCGCCAGGCGGTCGCGGCCGGTGTGCGCGAGAGGGTCGAGGACCCGGTGACACCGGCCACGCTCGACCGGTTCCTCGCGCTCTACCAGGAGCGCGTGGCCGACATGCGGTTCGGCGTCCCGTTCGCGCTCGACCACCGGGACGCCGTCCTGCACGGGCCGCGGAAGTTCTTCGGGGTCTTCGCGTACGACGGGGAGGAGCTGGTCGGCGGCTGTCTGGCCCTCGAATGCCCGGCGGTGGACACGCTGGTGCTCCGGTTCTCCGCGGTGAGCGCGGCGTACCGGCGCTCCAGCCTGCCCCGCGTCCTCTACTTCTCCGTGCTGAGGGCGGCGCGCGCCAGGGGCTACGGGCGGGCGACGCTGGGCAACGAGCCGAATCTCATGGGGCATCTGACACAGCCGGGGCTGCTCCGTTTCAAGACCGCTCTGGGATTCCGCGCGGTCCCCTCGCACGAGTGCGCCGACCCCCAGGCCTCCGACGAGGCCGATCTCGTCCTGCGGCTGACGGCACTCAGCGATCCGACGCTCGTCCTCGGGTACGCCGGGCGGCGCCTCGCGGCACACCTGATCAGCGAGAAGCCGATGGAACCGGCGGAGGCCGAGCTCTACACGGCGCCGTTCCTGGAACCGGGAACCGTCCACCACCGGCCGGCGTGGCCGGACTGA
- a CDS encoding DUF6202 family protein, which translates to MTAATEFSLADRTELDERVDQEIDRAGLRRADHAFFGNARAAESVSPRAALTLGVWWRSMTKSFMFSTIAGMGEMARVFSAQDAPTHDILGAFQTVYRVIGDDLDNAAPEFRAVAPQGPAGIHYVWWDDTIVAPLAARLGADELRAASQLPDGISELLANMDRLARSPLGAAIQLRVVETIALDIAVAFRRLYAKVWVDGKRVFDETEQFAWIDSHIKAETVHAAQVSDDETGMTWVVTDTAQAAEFLTLVREYSENWSRALACFADCLTDTASASAGSPGVTDSVATGA; encoded by the coding sequence GTGACTGCTGCAACCGAGTTCTCCCTCGCCGACCGGACCGAACTCGACGAGCGGGTGGACCAGGAAATCGACCGAGCCGGACTGCGACGGGCGGACCACGCGTTCTTCGGGAACGCGCGCGCCGCCGAATCCGTCTCCCCGCGCGCCGCGCTCACCCTGGGCGTCTGGTGGCGGTCGATGACGAAGAGCTTCATGTTCAGCACCATCGCCGGCATGGGCGAGATGGCCCGGGTCTTCTCGGCGCAGGACGCGCCGACGCACGACATCCTCGGCGCCTTCCAGACCGTCTACCGGGTGATCGGCGACGACCTGGACAACGCCGCGCCGGAGTTCCGGGCCGTGGCCCCGCAGGGTCCGGCAGGCATCCACTACGTGTGGTGGGACGACACCATCGTCGCCCCGCTGGCGGCCAGGCTGGGCGCGGACGAGCTGCGGGCGGCGTCCCAACTGCCGGACGGAATCAGTGAGTTGCTGGCCAACATGGACCGGCTCGCACGCTCCCCGCTCGGGGCGGCGATCCAACTGCGGGTGGTGGAGACCATAGCGCTGGACATCGCCGTGGCCTTCCGCCGGCTGTACGCGAAGGTCTGGGTGGACGGGAAGCGGGTCTTCGACGAGACCGAGCAGTTCGCCTGGATCGATTCCCACATCAAGGCGGAGACGGTGCACGCGGCACAGGTCAGCGACGACGAGACCGGCATGACCTGGGTGGTCACGGACACGGCGCAGGCCGCCGAGTTCCTCACGCTGGTCAGGGAGTACTCCGAGAACTGGTCCCGGGCCCTCGCGTGCTTCGCCGACTGTCTGACCGACACCGCGTCGGCGTCCGCCGGGTCCCCCGGCGTCACGGACTCCGTGGCCACGGGTGCCTGA
- a CDS encoding DUF6421 family protein, with product MIDIDMGSVFAEVNELRGEFGSRSSFREAGTQKELARRLEGSTHLRRQPVVQAFLEDLRTFAPGSRLRATKEHINSRRDNHIFSLFDASYFPSLSLDYLTYEMLPTDPHLAERYASPTAPVTVTGQSDGFRSRVVVALFPENHFDGIQDPDDLIFYFIDKFVERHNRTTRKMIDAVMAAGSFPLIQGATDKQVEQASSWWVRLHEYHHRQGDMPIPAFLSAKKYKPLAGLEELRVDVSAMLVLLNDPALPTEQARTAYEYILAERLLRYAVEGIPRPNYDAVASQLLFGYLSEHDGVRVAGGRIELSPDIPLVLARFLGAIQDIERRIHEEPVEAVRRRLLEFTNRYTDYDPVARDYRYIPFFADVKERLGV from the coding sequence TTGATCGACATCGACATGGGCTCGGTGTTCGCGGAAGTCAATGAATTACGGGGGGAGTTCGGCAGTCGCTCCTCGTTCCGTGAGGCGGGCACCCAGAAGGAGTTGGCCCGTCGACTCGAAGGATCCACTCATCTACGGCGGCAGCCGGTAGTCCAGGCCTTTCTGGAGGATCTGCGTACGTTCGCTCCCGGTTCCAGACTGCGGGCCACGAAGGAACACATCAACAGCCGTCGGGACAACCACATCTTCTCGTTGTTCGACGCCTCGTATTTTCCGTCGCTGTCCCTCGACTACCTCACGTACGAGATGCTGCCGACCGATCCGCACCTGGCGGAGCGGTACGCCAGTCCCACCGCTCCGGTCACCGTCACCGGGCAGTCCGACGGATTCCGTTCGCGCGTGGTGGTGGCGCTCTTCCCCGAGAACCACTTCGACGGGATCCAGGACCCGGACGACCTCATCTTCTACTTCATCGACAAGTTCGTCGAGCGGCACAACCGCACCACCCGGAAAATGATCGACGCGGTGATGGCGGCGGGGAGTTTCCCGCTCATCCAGGGAGCGACGGACAAACAGGTGGAACAGGCCTCGTCGTGGTGGGTGCGGCTGCACGAATACCACCACCGGCAGGGCGACATGCCGATCCCCGCGTTCCTGTCGGCGAAGAAGTACAAGCCCCTCGCGGGACTCGAAGAGCTGCGCGTGGACGTCTCCGCCATGCTGGTCCTGCTGAACGACCCCGCCCTGCCGACCGAGCAGGCGCGGACCGCCTACGAGTACATCCTCGCCGAACGCCTGCTGCGCTACGCCGTCGAAGGCATCCCGCGGCCCAACTACGACGCCGTGGCCTCCCAGTTGCTCTTCGGGTACCTCAGCGAGCACGACGGCGTCCGGGTGGCCGGCGGCAGGATCGAGCTGAGTCCCGACATCCCCCTCGTGCTGGCCCGCTTCCTCGGCGCGATCCAGGACATCGAGCGCAGGATCCACGAGGAACCCGTCGAAGCGGTCCGCCGGCGCCTGCTGGAATTCACCAACCGCTACACGGATTACGACCCGGTGGCCCGCGACTACCGCTACATCCCGTTCTTCGCCGATGTGAAAGAGCGACTCGGCGTATGA
- a CDS encoding alpha/beta fold hydrolase — protein sequence MCFPHAGGSASFYRDWGGALSEVEVHAVQYPGRADRFDEEPPNDLLRLAGDIADALVPLADRPLAFFGHSLGAPIALETARALQRRNIRIEHLFASGSLDAPLPTGLVAEEDPDRLLDDLVRMGGTDAEMAADPIFQEVVLPYLIADGRMFHDYVMPPEPLLTCPVTTLVGDRDDDADRRPWSALSTSPVREVRVPGDHFYLITDPPYAVLRATLSAAPRHGSR from the coding sequence GTGTGCTTCCCGCACGCCGGCGGGTCGGCATCGTTCTACCGCGACTGGGGCGGGGCGCTGTCCGAGGTGGAGGTGCACGCCGTCCAGTACCCGGGGCGCGCCGACCGGTTCGACGAGGAGCCTCCAAACGACCTCCTACGGCTCGCCGGAGACATCGCCGACGCGCTCGTACCGCTCGCCGACCGCCCGCTCGCGTTCTTCGGGCACAGCCTGGGCGCGCCCATAGCCCTGGAGACCGCACGCGCGCTGCAACGCCGGAACATCCGCATCGAGCACCTCTTCGCTTCGGGGTCGCTCGACGCTCCGCTGCCCACCGGGCTCGTCGCCGAGGAGGACCCGGACCGACTGCTCGACGATCTGGTCAGGATGGGCGGCACCGACGCGGAGATGGCGGCCGACCCGATCTTCCAGGAGGTGGTCCTGCCCTACCTGATCGCCGACGGCCGTATGTTCCACGACTACGTGATGCCTCCCGAGCCGTTGCTCACATGTCCGGTCACCACCCTCGTCGGCGACCGGGACGACGACGCGGACCGCCGCCCGTGGAGCGCGCTCAGCACGTCGCCCGTGCGGGAGGTCCGGGTCCCGGGCGATCACTTCTACCTCATCACCGACCCGCCGTACGCGGTTCTGCGCGCCACTCTCTCGGCCGCTCCACGGCACGGCTCCCGCTGA
- a CDS encoding non-ribosomal peptide synthetase, which translates to MSSSHHRKEIGEPLPDVPFAPAHEAVAKVAADRPTEVAVRCGDIEVTYGELVAWSRQLSHRLAAAGVGSGDRVALVAEPSVTMIASVLGVLGAGAAYVPVDPAQPDTRLATILDDARVKAVVATARTELRTTTVSPVPVITVPDVPDPEPGGDPAAFAAEVGPRDPAYLIYTSGSTGEPKGVVVEHRNLAASTRARLMVHPGSPTFLLVSPLAFDSSVAGIWGTLQAGGCLVVATEEELRDPERLVSLVGRHRVDRLLCVPALYGLLLDAARRTDPGRLASLRRVIVAGEALPQPLVDRHFAVRPHGVDLVNEYGPTETTVWATFRRFTGVAPVDIGGPIPGARLHVLDDELRPVDPGAEGELFIGGPGVARGYFDRPEATAAVFLDDPFADEPGARMYRTGDIVRRNSDHGLDFVGRKDDQLKVRGHRVEPGAVESALHRLDGIEEAVVLPDAEGAGLVGFVASQEGVDPVALRRALAAELPSVMVPGELRVLPELPRNRNGKLDRVLLRTLASEPPAIEPPTAESPTGPAPAAHLTDDPLTAQVTAAWAEVLGRPTVPPDVNFFDLGGHSLAMFKLQDALEQHCGLRPSIVALFQETTVTAQVALIRAGREQGKDAPAGSSAEAARRARTARLRQQRARKGVSR; encoded by the coding sequence TTGTCGTCATCGCACCACAGGAAAGAAATCGGCGAACCACTGCCGGACGTCCCGTTCGCTCCCGCGCACGAGGCGGTTGCCAAGGTGGCCGCCGACCGGCCGACTGAGGTCGCCGTGCGCTGCGGTGACATCGAGGTCACGTACGGCGAACTGGTCGCCTGGTCGCGACAGTTGTCCCACCGACTGGCCGCTGCCGGGGTGGGCTCCGGCGACCGGGTCGCCCTCGTCGCCGAGCCCTCGGTGACGATGATCGCGTCCGTGCTCGGCGTGCTCGGCGCGGGAGCCGCCTACGTGCCGGTCGACCCGGCGCAGCCGGACACCCGTCTCGCCACGATCCTCGACGACGCCCGGGTGAAGGCCGTCGTGGCCACGGCACGCACGGAGCTGCGGACGACCACCGTCTCCCCCGTTCCCGTCATCACCGTCCCGGACGTCCCCGACCCGGAGCCCGGAGGGGACCCAGCCGCCTTCGCCGCCGAGGTCGGTCCGAGGGACCCGGCCTATCTCATCTACACCTCGGGCAGCACGGGTGAGCCCAAGGGCGTCGTCGTGGAGCACCGGAACCTCGCCGCCTCGACCCGGGCGCGGCTCATGGTTCATCCGGGCAGCCCGACCTTCCTCCTGGTCTCACCGCTGGCCTTCGATTCGTCGGTCGCCGGGATATGGGGGACGCTCCAGGCGGGCGGCTGCCTTGTTGTCGCGACCGAGGAGGAACTGCGCGACCCCGAGCGACTCGTCTCCCTCGTCGGCCGTCACCGGGTGGACCGCCTCCTGTGCGTGCCCGCGCTGTACGGGCTGTTGCTCGACGCCGCCCGGCGCACCGATCCGGGCCGGCTGGCGTCCCTTCGGCGGGTGATCGTTGCGGGCGAGGCCCTGCCGCAGCCACTGGTCGACCGGCACTTCGCGGTCCGTCCCCACGGGGTGGACCTCGTCAACGAGTACGGCCCGACGGAGACGACCGTGTGGGCCACGTTCCGCCGCTTCACCGGCGTCGCGCCGGTCGACATCGGCGGACCGATCCCCGGAGCCAGGCTCCATGTGCTCGACGACGAGCTCCGGCCCGTGGACCCGGGCGCGGAAGGCGAGTTGTTCATCGGCGGGCCGGGGGTGGCCCGTGGTTATTTCGACAGGCCCGAGGCCACGGCGGCGGTCTTCCTCGACGACCCCTTCGCCGACGAGCCGGGCGCGCGCATGTACCGCACGGGTGACATCGTGCGCCGGAACTCCGACCACGGGCTGGACTTCGTCGGCCGCAAGGACGACCAGCTCAAGGTCCGGGGACACCGGGTGGAGCCCGGCGCGGTCGAGTCGGCGCTCCACAGGCTGGACGGCATCGAGGAGGCGGTCGTGCTGCCCGACGCGGAAGGCGCGGGCCTGGTCGGCTTCGTCGCCTCGCAGGAGGGCGTGGACCCGGTCGCGCTGCGGCGCGCCCTCGCGGCGGAGTTGCCCTCCGTGATGGTCCCCGGTGAGCTGCGGGTACTGCCGGAGCTGCCGCGCAACCGCAACGGCAAGCTCGACCGCGTGCTGCTGCGAACGCTCGCCTCGGAGCCGCCCGCCATCGAGCCGCCCACCGCCGAGTCGCCCACCGGCCCGGCTCCGGCCGCGCACCTCACCGACGACCCGCTCACCGCCCAGGTCACCGCCGCGTGGGCGGAGGTGCTCGGCAGGCCCACGGTGCCCCCGGACGTCAACTTCTTCGATCTCGGCGGTCATTCGCTGGCCATGTTCAAGCTCCAGGACGCGCTGGAGCAGCACTGCGGACTGCGGCCGTCGATCGTCGCCCTGTTCCAGGAGACCACCGTGACGGCACAGGTCGCGCTCATCCGCGCCGGCCGCGAGCAGGGGAAGGACGCGCCGGCCGGCTCCTCGGCCGAGGCCGCCCGCCGGGCCCGTACCGCCAGGCTGCGGCAGCAGCGCGCCCGGAAGGGGGTCAGCCGGTGA